The following are from one region of the Populus trichocarpa isolate Nisqually-1 chromosome 8, P.trichocarpa_v4.1, whole genome shotgun sequence genome:
- the LOC18110898 gene encoding protein SRC2, with protein sequence MGERTLEINVISARGLKDVNYISKMDVYAVVSISGDDSKQKPKQKTKTPVDRAGGKNPTWNFPIKFTIPQTPLAENRLNLVCNLKCERALGDKDVGEVNVPVKELLDSAGDGKSMKFVSYQVRKPSGKPKGEVSFSFKFSGIEKVVVPEVSTAAAAKATNSSSQPVTAYAAVPVVGPSSVPYAGPGSYPPPPPGYEYPPPPPGYGYPPPPPYGGYAPPPQPGYGYPPPPGYGSQPAQGGYGYPPVQGGYGYPPQVQGQQPQKNKFGMGLGAGLLGGAVGGLLIGDMVSDAGFDDGGGFDF encoded by the coding sequence ATGGGTGAAAGAACCTTAGAGATCAATGTCATCTCTGCAAGAGGTCTCAAAGACGTCAATTATATCTCAAAAATGGATGTCTATGCTGTTGTTTCAATCTCTGGTGATGACTCAAAACAAAAGCCCaagcaaaaaaccaaaaccccaGTAGATAGAGCTGGTGGCAAAAATCCCACTTGGAACTTCCCTATAAAATTCACTATCCCTCAAACCCCACTGGCAGAAAACCGTCTAAATCTTGTTTGCAATCTTAAATGTGAGCGTGCTCTAGGAGATAAAGATGTTGGTGAAGTCAACGTGCCAGTAAAGGAGCTTTTGGATTCAGCTGGCGATGGTAAATCCATGAAATTTGTTAGTTATCAGGTAAGGAAACCATCAGGGAAACCTAAAGGTGAggttagcttttcttttaagtttagtGGGATTGAGAAAGTAGTGGTGCCTGAAGtatcaacagcagcagcagcgaaGGCTACTAATTCTAGTAGTCAACCTGTCACTGCATATGCTGCTGTGCCTGTTGTTGGACCTAGTTCTGTTCCTTATGCTGGACCTGGCTCATATCCACCGCCTCCACCTGGATATGAATATCCACCGCCTCCACCTGGGTATGGATATCCACCTCCACCGCCATATGGCGGATACGCGCCGCCTCCTCAACCGGGTTATGGTTACCCACCACCACCTGGATATGGATCTCAACCTGCTCAAGGGGGGTATGGGTATCCACCTGTTCAAGGGGGGTATGGGTACCCACCACAAGTGCAAGGGCAGCAGCCACAAAAGAATAAATTTGGAATGGGCTTAGGGGCTGGATTGCTAGGAGGAGCTGTTGGTGGGCTTTTGATTGGAGATATGGTGTCTGATGCTGGatttgatgatggtggtggttttgatttttga